CAGACGCCGACGCCGCCCGCCGCCGCACCCAGGCCGCCGTCCGCGACCGCCGCTGCTCCATCCGCGTCCTCCACGACGGCACCGCCCTGCTCCAGGTCGTCGGCCGCACCGAGCTCGTCGTCGCCGCCTACGAACGCATCGACCAGGCCGCACGCAGCATCCTGCGGGACACCCCCACCGGACTCGACAGCGGCGACCAGCACGCCGGGTCGTCGGTGCCCACCGACCCCGGGCGGACCCTGGACCAGACCCGCGTCGACGTGGTCCTCGGCATGCTCGTCGGTGACCCCGACACCGTCACCGCAGCCACCGGCGTCCAGGTCACCGTCGACGTCGTCGCCCCCGTCGGCACCCTCCTCGGCGGGGACGAGCCCGGCGAGCTCGTCGGCTACGGCCCCATACCCGCGGCGGTCCGCGAGCTGGCCGAGGACGCGGCATGGCGGCGCTGGGTCACCGACACCGACGGGACAGTCGTCGCGCGCAGCACCCGCCGCTACCGCCCCAGCACCGCCATGGTCCAGCTGCTGCGCGCCCGGGACGGCACCTGCCGCTTCCCGACCTGCCGACGCCGGGCCAGCGCCTGCGACCTCGACCACGTCGTCCCCTGGCCCGCAGGCCAGACCTCCACCGACAACCTCGCCGTCCTGGGCCGGCACCACCACCGCCTCAAGCACCGGGCAGGCTGGTCGGTACGCCTCGACCCCGACGGCACCCTGCACTGGCGCACACCCGCAGGCATCGAGCACGTCAGCCCCGGCCGACGGCTCGGCATGCCCGAGCACGACCGTCCGCTGCAGCCTGCCGTCGCGACGGCGGGTAGCGCCCACGACGGTTGGTCGAAGCAGACCGTGGTGACAGCAGGCAGGCCCGAGACGGTGGACGTCTC
The DNA window shown above is from Aquipuribacter hungaricus and carries:
- a CDS encoding HNH endonuclease signature motif containing protein; translation: PDTACMLVAGSMARISAAAEAAGLVAVAELALRRRVEGARHGLGTDESDDYTADEVGALLRMSRQTARARLALGLDLLHRRPATLAALTRGDICLTRARRISEALAQVDDDTARQVEHQALDRAPEQTPAQLSARLTRLVLRADADAARRRTQAAVRDRRCSIRVLHDGTALLQVVGRTELVVAAYERIDQAARSILRDTPTGLDSGDQHAGSSVPTDPGRTLDQTRVDVVLGMLVGDPDTVTAATGVQVTVDVVAPVGTLLGGDEPGELVGYGPIPAAVRELAEDAAWRRWVTDTDGTVVARSTRRYRPSTAMVQLLRARDGTCRFPTCRRRASACDLDHVVPWPAGQTSTDNLAVLGRHHHRLKHRAGWSVRLDPDGTLHWRTPAGIEHVSPGRRLGMPEHDRPLQPAVATAGSAHDGWSKQTVVTAGRPETVDVSGSVVTAGLRGFPDRSPSPAVPRQGPEPPAPDLPPF